In Pseudomonas sp. FP1742, the DNA window ATCAGCTTCAGCCAGAGCTCCACCGGACGCGGCCCGTTGAGTATCGATGCCGGGACCTCGGCCAGGTCTTCGGTTTTTCGTTTGCGCCCGAAGGCAGCCGGGGTCACCCGAGGAATACTCTCGTTGCTTGGCAAACGCCCGAAAGAAAGTGGTGTCTCCACAGGCGCTGCCGTCGAAGTGGCCGCTTGCACCGTTGCCGCAGGTGCACCGCAATGGATACAAGCAGGCGCCGTGGAGCTGATGCGTTGCTTGCACTCAAAACATTCGATCAACGCCATTTCTGTTCCTTAGAGATGCAAAAGCGGCAGTTTGCCATGACTCGGCAGATAAGTTGAACCAGATCGAAGGTCACATGCCCGCGCCATGCTGCGTTGATGCCCGTGCTAGCATATCGCGCATATTTGGAGGACCCATGGTCGAACACGATTTCCGCTACAGCCTGATGAACCCGCAACATACCCTCACCGAATGCCGCGCCCTGGTGCCGGGGCGTTATCAAGTCACCGGCAACGGCGGCTCGATTCGTAATAACGACGTGCTGGTAGTGACCCTCAAAGGCAGCAAGGACTTGTCCATGCGCCTGACCGTCGAAACGGTTCGCCACCTGATCAACCCGCCTGGCCAATGGGTCGCGGTGGCCAGTGGTCCGGTGTTCGGCGAATTGGCGATCCACACTTGGAAGGTCAACTGCGACAGCTGCGCCAAAGAGCTCAACTTCGAGTTCGCGGTCGACGCCAAACTGGGCAACAAGGCCGAAAAACCGGCTGCCACCGCACGGATTGCCGAATTGGGCTGGACCGCTGCCGGCGAGAAACACCTGTGCCCGAAATGCCGGGAGCCTGCGTGATGAAACGCCTTGCTCTGACCACGATGGTCGGTGCCAGCCTGCTGGGCTGCGCCGCCGAGCCGGCAAAGTTGCAACAGAACCGCAGCTACATTCTGGAATGGATCGGCGAGCGGCCGCTGATGGACTACAGCCACCTGACCATCACCCTCGATGAAGATGGTCGGGCCTACGGTAATGGCGGCTGCAACCACTGGTTCGCGCCCTATACCCTGGAAGGCGACAAGCTGAGCTTCGGCAAGATCGGCAGCACCCGCAAAATGTGTGCGCCAGCACTGATGGAGCAGGAAAAACGCTTCATGCAGGCACTGGAAAACGTCCAGCGCTGGGACGTCTCGCCGATCGACCAGATGCGCTTCTGGCCGGCCGAAGGCAAGCCGCTGCGTTGGTGGCTTGAAGAGGGTTGATCCTTTGCCGAGGACCACTGTGGCGAGGGGGCTTGCCCCCGTTGGGCTGCGCAGCAGCCCTAAACCCCGAAGCCTCGGTTCATCAGACAGGCGTGCACAGGTTTTGCGACTGCTGCGCAGCCGAACGGGGGCAAGCCCCCTCGCCACAAAAGCTCCCTCGCCACAGGCGGTGCTCGTTCAGTTGACCGCCTGCAACGCCTCAAGCTTCGCCATCACCCCCGCCGCCGTCTGCTCGCCCATCAACTGTTCCCGCACCTTGCCCTTGTTGTCGATGATGTAAGTCACCGGCAGCGCTTCACTGCGCGGCAACTCGAAAAGGTCGGCCGGGTCCTGGGCCAGCACGGTGAACTTGATCCCCAATTTCTCGCTGGCGCTTTTCAGCTCTTCGCCCTGCATATTGTCGAAGTTGACCCCGAACACACCGATCTTCTTGCCCTTGAGCTGCTCGGCCAGCACGTTCAGCTGCGGGATTTCGGTCCGGCACGGGCCGCACCATTCGGCCCAGTAATTGAGCACCAGCCATTGTTTGTCCAGACGCTCGGCGGCGACCTTGTGACCATTCTGGTCGCTGCCATAGTCGTTACCACAGCCCCCCAGCAATAACGCCCCCATGATCGCCAATGCCGCTGCCAGTCGCCTTGTCATGTCTCAATCCTTGTCAAAAATAGAATGCACCTGCGACCCATCGCCTCCCAAGGTTCTGGATTACGCGCCGCACAGTTAGAATAGCCGCCACTTTACGCAAGAAGCGACCCGCCCATGACCGATCTGACGCTTTATCACAACCCGCGCTGCTCGAAATCCCGTGGTGCGCTCGAACTCATCGAAGCCCGTGGCCTGACGCCAACGGTCGTCCGCTACCTGGAAACACCGCTGGACGCCGCGCAAATCCAGAGCCTGCTGAACAAACTCGGCATCAGCGCCCGGCAACTGCTGCGAACCGGCGAGGACGAGTACAAAACCCTCAACCTGGCCGACAGCAGCTTGAGCGAAGCGCAATTGATCGCCGCCATCGCCGCACACCCGAAACTCATGGAGCGGCCGATTCTCGAAGTCGGCGACAAAGCCATCATCGGCCGTCCACCGGAAAATGTGCTGGAGTTGTTGTCGTGAGTGCGCCGTACATCCTGGTGCTGTATTACAGCCGCAGCGGCTCGACCAATGAAATGGCCCGGCAGATTGCCCGCGGTGTCGAGCAGGCCGGCCTTGAAGCCCGATTGCGCACGGTGCCGGCGATCTCCACCGAATGTGAGGCCGTGGCGCCGGACATTCCCGATGAAGGCGCGCTGTACGCCAGCCTCGACGATTTGAAGAACTGCGCCGGCCTGGCCCTGGGCAGCCCGACCCGCTTCGGCAACATGGCCGCACCGTTGAAATACTTCCTCGACGGCACCAGCAACCTGTGGCTGACCGGCGCCCTGGTGGGCAAACCGGCTGGGGTCTTCACCTCGACCGCCAGCCTGCACGGAGGCCAGGAAACCACACTGCTGTCGATGATGCTGCCGTTGCTGCACCACGGCATGTTGATCACCGGCCTGCCTTACAGCGAATCGGCGCTGCTGGAAACCCGTGGCGGCGGCACGCCTTACGGCGCCAGTCATCACGCCGGGGCCGATGGCAAAAGTGGCTTGAATGAACATGAAGTTGCGCTGTGTCGGGCCTTGGGCCTGCGGTTGGCGAAGACTGCGCAAAAGTTGGTGAGCTGATATGGCCAAAAAGCCAAAGATTCTGCCTTCCATTGAATGGCTCGAACCGCGAGTACGGGCGATGCGCGGCATCAGCCTGCTGTGCTTTTTCGGCCTGATTGGACTGCTTTGCGCCTACTACCTGGTATTCGCCGACCTGCATGGCGCGCGGCCGTGGGTGATTCTGCTGATCGAACTGGTGCCGCTGCTGTTGCTGGCGCCGGGGATGATCGTCGGCAGCGCCCGGGGGCATTCATGGATGTGTTTTGTGGTGAACCTGTATTTCATCAAGGGCGCATTGGCCGCCTATGACCCGAACCGGCAGTTGTTCGGTTTACTGGAGATGGGCGCGAGCCTGGCGGTGTTCTGCTCGGCGTTGCTGTATGTGCGGTGGCGGTATCAGTTGAACCGCAAGTTGGCGGGTGAAGGCGAGACTTCCCCCGCCTGACGGCCCCCTCCGATCGTTCCCACGCTCTGCGTGGGAATGCATCAAGTGACGCTCCCACGCGGAGCGTGGGAACGATCATCTTCGTCAGTGATTGACGGTGTAGGCCAGCATCATCGATATCTGGCTCATCGGCCGCCCACCGCTCTCTTCATGCCACTGGTTGAACGCATTCTGTACCGTGGCCAGATCCCGCAAGCTAGTCGGCACCTTGTCGACGATCTGCTGTGCATTCAGCGCCGCCACCACGTCATAGCTCGGCACGAAGGTGTCCTTGCCGACCATCCGCAAGAATCGCGGTGCCGATAACCCGCCCAACTGATGTCCGTGTTTTTTCAGGTAGGTCCACAGCCCGACGATGTCGGTCACCGGCCAGTCGGCGAGCAAGGCGCCAAAACTGCCCTTCTCATGGGCCACGTCCAGAATGAACTGCGCATTGCGCGGCACGCTCTTGAGCTTGCCCAGGTGGCGGATGATTCGCGCGTCCTGCATCAAGCGCTCCAGATGTTCGGCGCTCATCAGCACGACTTTTTCCGGGTCGAACTTGAAGAACACTTCCTCGAACGCCGGCCACTTGGCATCCACCAGGCTGTGCTTGAGCCCGGCGCGGAACACCCGCAACGCCATGGTCGAGAGGTAGCGGTCGTCGCTGATCTTGCGCAATTGCGCCGGGGTCTTGGGAACCGGCAGATGGGCTTCCAGTTCAGCCGCCGAACCGAAGCGGTTCAGACAGTATTCGTGCAGCCACTTGTAATCGCGCATGCCCTCTCCTGAGGATTGAAACGGAAAACCTGTGGGAGCGGGCTTGCTCGCGAATGCGGTGTGCCATTCAACATGAATGTCGGCTGACACTAAGCATTCGCGAGCAAGCCCGCTCCCACAAAAGCGTTCAGAGGTTCACTACGTTGACGAAGCGCGAAGCGGCGCTTTCGTCGATACGCAGGTTGGTGAAGTCGAACAGGTTGCGATCCGCCAGTTGCGACGGGATCACATTCTGCAGGCTGCGGAAAATGCTTTCGGTACGACCCGGAGTCTTGCGTTCCCACTCCTGGAGCATCTCTTTGACCACCTGGCGTTGCAGGTTTTCCTGGGAGCCGCAGAGGTTGCACGGGATGATCGGGAATTGCTTGAGGTCCGAGTAGGCCTGGATGTCTTTTTCGTTGCAGTAGGCCAGCGGGCGGATCACCACGTTGCGCCCGTCGTCGGCGCGCAGCTTGGGCGGCATGGCCTTGAGCGAGCCGTTGAAAAACATGTTCAGGAAGAACGTCTCGACGATGTCGTCGCGGTGGTGACCGAGGGCCATTTTGGTCGCGCCGATTTCGTCGGCAAAGGTGTACAGCGTGCCGCGACGCAGGCGCGAGCACAGCGAGCAGGTGGTCTTGCCTTCCGGAATCAGCTCCTTGACCACCGAATAGGTGTCTTTCTCGACGATGTGGTACTCGATGCCCAGTTCCTTGAGGTAAGCCGGCAGCACGTGCTCGGGGAAGCCTGGCTGTTTCTGGTCCATGTTCACGGCGACGATCTCGAACTTGATCGGCGCGACCTTCTGCAAATGCATCAGCACATCGAGCATGGTGTAGCTGTCCTTGCCACCGGACAGGCAGACCATGACCTTGTCGCCGTCTTCAATCATGTTGAAATCGGCGACAGCCTCACCGGCCTGGCGGCGAAGGCGCTTTTGCAGTTTGTTCTGGTTGACCGTAAGAGTGCCCATGACGCGAAATCCGTGAGGTGTGACGAAAGGCCGGCATTTTACGCAAAAACCCTTCAAGGGCGAAGAGCCCGAACTTACCAAAGAAATTATGCGCCATCGCACCCTTTGTAGCAGCTGGCGAAGCCTGCGTTCGGCGGCGAAGCCGTCGTAAACCATCCACCTCGGTGTGTCAGGCAAACCTCATAGACCGGATTGGCGACGGCTTCGCCGCCGAACGCAGGCTGCGCCAGCTGCTACAACAACAGACCTTGCGGCGATTAACAGGTTTGTTTACAGCGCGATTTGCTCTAAAGCCCTCGCACTATTGCAAGTAACTCCTTTCTATACTGCGACATAAGGTCACACACGTATTCAGACCTGTTCTTACCTGGCCACTTTGGCCCGTAAGCGCTCCGCTGGGGGGCGATGGCAACAACAAGAGGAGTGACTGGCATGATCCATCACGTAGTGGGGCTCTTCACCCACCCTGACCAGGAATGGAAAGAAATCCGTGGCGACCAGGAGGAAAGCATCAGCCACATGTACCTGACGCACACCCTGATTCTGGCGGCGATCCCCGCCATTTCGGCGTTTATCGGCACCACGCAGGTCGGCTGGGTCATCGGTAATCGAGCGCCGGTCATGTTGACCACAGAAAGCGCGCTATGGATGACCATCATGTCGTACCTGGCAATGCTCGGCGGTGTCGCGGTGATGGGCGCCTTCATTCACTGGATGGCCCGCACCTATGACGCCAACCCGAGCCTGGCACGCTGCGTCGCGTTCGCCACGTACACCGCCACCCCACTGTTCATCGGCGGCCTGGCGGCGCTGTACCCGCACCTTTGGCTGGGGATGATCGTCGGCACGGCGGCCGTCTGCTACACGGTGTACCTGTTGTATGTGGGGCTACCGACGTTCATGAACATCCCATCGGACGAGGGGTTCCTGTTTTCGAGCTCGGTGCTCGCCGTAGGATTGGTGGTGCTGGTGGCCATCATGGCGTTCACCGTGATTGTCTGGGGCCTGGGCGTGGGCCCCGTCTATACCAACTGACAACCGATCGCCCACATAAAAACACGTTCCGCCACTACAGGCCGCCGCAAGGCGGCCTTCTAATGCGAGCAACGACCATTCGGCGCCTGAACGATTCGCAAGCCTTCGGGGTTGCGGCATACTCGACATCCTTGGAGATCCATCAAGCATGCCCGAGCAACTCAATACCCGCGTCGAAGACTGTTTCCTGCAAGCCGAATCCTTTTTCAAACGACCTTTCAAACGCCCCGTGGTGAGCCTCAAGCTGCGCGGGCAAAAAGCCGGTGTCGCGCATTTGCACGAGAACCTGCTGCGCTTCAACCCGCAGCTGTACCGGGAAAACACCGAAGACTTCCTCAAGCAGACCGTGGCGCATGAAGTGGCGCACCTGATCGCCCATCAACTGTTCGGCGACCGCATCCAGCCCCATGGCGAAGAGTGGCAACTGATCATGCGCGGCGTCTACGAACTGCCGCCCAACCGCTGCCACACCTATGACGTCAAACGCCGCAGCGTGACCCGTTACATCTACAAATGCCCGTGCCCCGACAGTGATTTCCCGTTTTCGGCACAGCGCCATGGTTTGGTGAGGCAGGGGCGGCGGTATTTGTGTCGGCGTTGTCGCAGCACGTTGGTGTTCAGTGGGGAGATGCGGGTCGAGTAGTGAGATTTATGGTGTTTGGGCCGGCCCCTTCGCGAGCAAGCCCGCTCCCACATTTGATCTTCGCCTTGACACAATTCCAATGTGGGAGCGGGCTTGCTCGCGAAGGCGTCCGTACAGCCACTACACAACCACCCTGGCACGCCGCAACGCTTCAATCCGCTCAACACTAAACCCCAACTCCCCCAACACCTGATCGGTATGCTCACCCAGCCTCGCCCCGATATGCCGTGGTTCAGGCAACCCCGCTGAAAACTTCAACGGACACGCCATCTGCGCCTGAGTGGTCCCATCGCCCCGCGGCACCTCAGTCACCACTTCCCGCGCCTTCAACTGCGGGTGCCGAACCGCTTCGCCCAGGCTCAACACCGGTTCAACACACGCATCGACCCCGGCAAACAGCTCACACAACCAGGCAAAGTCGTGTTTTTCGAATTCAATGTTCAGCGCGTTCTTGAGTGCCTGTTGCCGGGCAGGTTCGGGGGCCAATCCCTCGGCTGCCAGCTCTGGCCGGCCCAACGCCGTGCACAGTTGCTGCATGAACCCTGGTTCCAGGCTGCCCACCGCCAACCAGCGGCCATCGCGCGAGCGGTAGTAGTCGTAGAAACCGCCGCCATTGAGCATCTGGTCTTCCCTGCCCGGCTCCACGCCACAGGCCAGATACCCGGCACCAGCCATGGCGTTCAGGCTGAAGGCGCAGTCGGTCATGCTCACATCCAGATGCTGCCCCTGCCCTGTCTGCTGGCGCGCAATCACCGCCGCCAGCAAACCGATCACCCCATGCAACGAACCGCCGGCGACATCCGCCACCTGCATGCCCAACGGCAACGGGCCGCTGTCGGCGCGGCCGGTGTAGCTCGCCAGCCCCGCCAAAGCCAAATAGTTGATGTCGTGGCCGGCGCGGTCCCTGTAAGGGCCGGTCTGGCCGTAACCGGTAATCGACACATAGATCAGCCGCGGATTGATCGCCTTCAAGGCGTCATAGCCAAGGCCCAAGCGTTCCATCACACCAGGGCGGAACTGCTCCAGCACGATGTCGTAGTCCGCCAACAACTGCTTGATCACGTCCAGCGCCTCGGGCTGCTTGAGGTCCAGCGCCAGGCTGCGCTTGTTGCGATTGAGGTACGCGTGGCTGGCCGACACTCCGTGATCGTGGGGCGGCAACACCCGCAGCAAATCCATGCGGGTCGGCGATTCGACGCGCAGCACCTCGGCGCCCATGTCCGCCAACAGCAACGAGGCGAACGGCCCCGGCAACAATGTCGAGAAATCCAGAACCTTGAGTGATGCCAGTGGACCGAGCATGAGCGTTCTCCAGTGCAGTCCCCCAAGCCTAGGCAGCCCGGGACATTGCAGCAATCACCTTATGTGCCAGTGACGCTGACCGTTACGCTCAAATCGCAGGCAACAAAAAACCCGCCGAAGCGGGTTTTTCATTACAACAAGGCTTACTTGGCGTTCGTCGGGGTTGCCCCTTCGACGTGGCCCAAAACATCGTCTTTAGGCTCGTCGGCAATGCCGCGACCGCCCGAGGCCAGCTCGGATTGCAGCACGTCGGTGTCCAGTTCCTTGACCCACTTGGCCACAACAATGGTGGCAACCGCGTTACCGATCAGGTTGGTCAACGCGCGGGCTTCGGACATGAAACGGTCGATACCCAGGATCAGCGCCAAGCCGGCAACCGGCAGGTGGCCTACAGCGGACAAGGTAGCGGCCAGTACGATGAAGCCACTACCGGTCACGCCAGCAGCGCCTTTGGAGGACAGCAGCAACACCACCAGCAGAGTGATCTGGTGAGTGATGTCCATGTGGGTGTCGGTTGCCTGAGCAATGAACACTGCCGCCATGGTCAGGTAGATCGCCGTACCGTCGAGGTTGAACGAGTAGCCGGTCGGGATCACCAGACCTACCACGGATTTCTGCGCGCCCAGACGCTCCATTTTGATCAGCATGCGTGGCAGTACCGACTCCGAAGAGGAAGTACCCAGCACGATCAGCAGCTCTTCGCGGATATAACGAATCACTTTCAGCACGCTGAAGCCGTGAGCGCGAGCAATACCACCCAGCACGACCAGAATGAACAGCAGGCAGGTGATGTAGAAGCAGGCCATCAACTGACCGAGTTGCACCAGCGAGCCAACGCCATAAGCACCGATGGTGAACGCCATGGCACCGAAGGCACCGAGCGGCGCGAGCTTCATGATCATATTGATGATGTTGAACATCACGTGGGCGAAGCGATCGATGAAGTCCAGGATCGGCTTGCCGTAGGCACCCAGGCGATGCAGGGCGAAACCGAAGATCACCGAGAACATCAGTACTTGAAGGATATCGCCCGTGGCGAACGCACCAAAGATGGTGGTCGGGATGACGTTAAGCAGGAAGCCAACGACGCTTTGATCCGCACCGGCAGCCACGTAGGTAGCGATTTTGGAGGCATCCAGCGTAGTGACGTCAATGTGCATGCCATTACCCGGCTGCACGATGTTGACCACCACCAGACCGACCAGCAGTGCAATGGTCGAAACGATTTCGAAATACAGCAGCGCGTAACCGCCGGTCTTGCCAACCGACTTCATGTTCTGCATGCCCGCGATACCGCTGACGACGGTGCAGAAAATGATGGGAGCGATGATCATTTTGATCAGTTTGATGAACCCGTCACCCAACGGCTTGAGGGCTACACCGGTCTGCGGGTAGAAGTGACCGAGCAGGATGCCGATGGCGATGGCAACGATCACCTGGAAATACAGGGATTTGTACAGTGGCTGACGAGTCGTCATTGCAAAGTTCCTCAAGAGTGCCCGGTGACAACATCCATCTGTTGCCCAAGACACTTCAATTGCGAACCCTCCTGCACTGGAGGGATTTGTTTTGTCGAGCTGCGCAACGGCAGGCATCTGCTGGTTGTATCGCAAGGCCCGTGCCAGATTCGCCAAAAAGCCTGCGAGCCTTTTGACATCAAGGGTTACAGGTTTCTCTTGGTCACCAACCAGTTACAATTATGTGGCGGATTTCCGCCAAGCCGCCTGACCTCATCCTGTAATTTGGCGGATATCCGCCTTGTTCATCGTCGACGGGCACCGCTACCATCCATTGCTCAGTGGACGGACCTGCCCTCATGCGTGAACGCACCATCGCCAGCCATTTCGCCCGTGCCGCCCTCGGCGGCGCGCGCCGACGTGGCTACGACTATTCGAGCCTGCTGCAGCAACTGGGGATCAGCCCCGAGCTGCTTGAAGAGCCGCGGGCGCGAATCGCGCCTGAGCAGTTCACCCGGTTGATCCAGGGTTTGTGGCTGGCCCTGGACGACGAATACCTGGGCTTCGGGCAGGCCCCGAGCAAACCCGGCAGCTTTGCGATGATGTGCCACGCGGTGATCCACTGCCGCACGCTGGAGAAAGCACTCAATCGCGGCCTGTTGTTTTACAGCCTGTTTCCCGGGGCGCCACGTCTGACCCTGAGCCACGAAGGCGAGATGATTCGCCTGGGCCTCGACGATTCGCCGCTGTGGGACCCGGACCACTTCCTCAGTGAAAGCCTGCTGGTGATCTGGCATCGGTTCGGCAGCTGGCTGATCGGCCAACGCATTCGTCTGGAGCACGCCACCTTCAGCTACCCGAGGCCCGAGCACGGGGCCGAATACGACTTGCTGTTTTCCTGCCCGCTAACGTTCGATACTAATCAGAGTAGCCTGCTGTTCCATAGCCGCTACCTGAACATGCCACTGTTGCAGGACGAACGGACCCTCAAGCACTTTCTCGAACGCTCCCCCGCCGACCTGCTGTCACGCCCCGACGAAGGCAACAGCCTGAGCAGTCAGTTGCGGCGTTTGCTCAGTCGCGACAGCGCACGCTGGCCGGACCTGGAAGCGGTGGCCGCGCACCTGCACATCAGCCCGCAAACCTTGCGTCGGCATTTGCGTGAGGAAGGCACGAGTTTTCAGGAGTTAAAGGACCAGTTACGCCGGGACATCGCGATTTATCACCTGGGGCGGGCGGATCTGTCGTTGCAACAGATTGCCGAACAGCTCGGATTCTCAGAGCCTTCGGCGTTTCACCGGGCGTTCAAGAAGTGGACCGGGTTGACGCCAGGGGCCTATCGGGCTCAGGAGCTTTAAGAACTGATCGTTCCCACGCTCTGCGTGGGAACGATCAGTGTACCCGTTAGCCTTGCGGATCGAGGTTATCCAGCACCCGGTTGACGGCCAGCTCACCGAGCATGACCACCGATTGAATCCCCAGCATCATGTTGCGATGTGGCATATGTCCATCAACCCGGCGAACTCACTGAGCATTACGCTCGCCGATGCCAAGGATTCGCAGGCGTTGACCAGCAGGGTTTCGTTATCAAAAAGAGGTGGAGGCTGTACGCGGGTTAGCAGACCAGGACTGGCGCAAAGATATGTAACCTGGGTGAGTATCGGGAGATGTCTATTAAACATCGCCCGTTTATTGGTCTTACTGTGGGGTTTGTGGTGGATGGGTCGGCCTCTTCAAGCAAGCCAGCTCACATTTGGATCTGCGGCATTTGCAAAGACCGGGTACACAGTCGATCCCTCTGTGAGAGGGATCGATTTTGTGCTGATCAATCAATGCACGCTTTCTCTTGAATGAATACTTATCTACCTCGCCTCGAATTTGTCGACGTACATGTCATCTCTATTACGAATAATGATTGATTTTATTCTGCTCTTGCCCGGCGCATTAAAACTGACATAGGCGTATTGGTAGAGACTCGTATAAGGCAATGGCATCGTGCCAATGACATTGCCTCGTTCATCCATATAAACGACTGCATTCTCTTCGTGCAACTGGTGCGAAACGAACAAAAAGCTGACATGACTGGCTAAACCCGGAAGGGTGATTTCAACCGTTCCTAGCATGTTCAGCGTGACGCGTCCGAGTAGCGACGTGTAGTTTCTGTCGGTGGTATGAACATTCGTCAAATGAACAATTCCGCCCAGTGACTTTAGCGTTATTCCACTTGCAAACTTATGTACGGAGCCGGGATTAAAACCAATCAGGGGTGAACTTTCGAAGTCTTCAGAGCCGGCATACGATCGAAGGCTGACGATGTAGTTAACGTCCTTGAAGACAACGGTATGACCGCCGACTGCTACCTCGACCTTGAGTGTTATTTCGGCATTATCGAATAACGCATCGAGCCATGGACGCGATATTGCCTGGGTCAAACCGTTTGTCACGTCCTGTTCTTTTATACGGTAGTTCTGCAAAACCGGAAGCGGCGCATGATTTCTATCCACGACCGTCACATTAATACTCTGCCCGATCGCTATAAATACCCACGGGAGAAGTCGGAAGGTACCATCGAGATCAAAATCATCGAGATTTAGTCCACCCGCCTTCGCCTGCAGAATTTCCGCTACCGGCAAACGGACATCGCCGTCCTCAATCCGTGCAACAGTCACCAGCAACGACCCTGACCGGGCAATCTCCTTGCCGCCCCGAATCAACACCCAGCGAAACCTCAGTTGGCTCCCTTGCCGCTCCGCAAGAAATGCCTGGGTCAGGACGGTGTTCGTCCGCTTGTTCGTGTTGAAAGCCACCACTGGAAATGGCGTGGCACCGGCCGGCGGGTTGATTTCGATCAACTGAGCCTTGTCACCGGCACGGGCGTCCAGATACTCGATACGCACGGTGACGCCATTCGAATAAAGCCATAAGTCGATGGGACTGATGGCCGGTGCAACCAGTTTCGGCGGTAATAACTTGATGGTGCCTTCGCCAATGACCTGCGCCTCGGCCACTTTGGAAACACCGATAACCTTACCCCCGCGGATCTGCTCAAAACGAACACTCACAATACTGTCGGCAATAACCTTGTCATTGGGAATGTCCCAAGCGAATTGCCCCGGCACCTGCGTGATCGGCAGCGTTGCTTCATGGCTGGCAACCGGACTGCCATTCACCAGCGCGGTGAACATCAGATGGATCTCATCACCCACGTCCCAGATCGCATCGATCAAATGAACCAAGGCCCACAACGGCCCACCCTTCAACTTGTCCAGATCGACGATGGCCGGGTCGTCATTGTTCTCAGTCGGGATTTCTCGAAGGATCGGCATCTCCAGTTCTTTACGATCGAGGTGGACATCGATCAGGCAAGGCACCGACCAATGATCCCGAGCATCGAACTGCCCCAGATGCGTCGTGCCCGAGAAATTGTTCGTCTGGCTGATGACGTTGTACCTGATCGGAAACTGCGAGTTATTCGGGTCCTTCGCGAAATGCTGGGTGTACAGGGTAAGAACCAGCGGCTTTGTCAGGTCGGGGATGGGATCCAGCGGCGTCGGTTCGATCCGGTGGGTCAGCGGGACGCCACCACAATCGACGGTCACCAGGTCATAAAGGTGTTTATGAGGCCAATCCAGGGTCAGGATCACACCCTGCGCCGCCTGCGCGGCATCCACGCTGGTCGGGTTGACGCTGATGCCCAGCGCAGAGTTTCCCCCGCCCACGACCGGGACATCGCCGCCCGGCGCGTAGACGAAGTAGAGCACTTTCAACTCC includes these proteins:
- a CDS encoding CaiB/BaiF CoA-transferase family protein; this encodes MLGPLASLKVLDFSTLLPGPFASLLLADMGAEVLRVESPTRMDLLRVLPPHDHGVSASHAYLNRNKRSLALDLKQPEALDVIKQLLADYDIVLEQFRPGVMERLGLGYDALKAINPRLIYVSITGYGQTGPYRDRAGHDINYLALAGLASYTGRADSGPLPLGMQVADVAGGSLHGVIGLLAAVIARQQTGQGQHLDVSMTDCAFSLNAMAGAGYLACGVEPGREDQMLNGGGFYDYYRSRDGRWLAVGSLEPGFMQQLCTALGRPELAAEGLAPEPARQQALKNALNIEFEKHDFAWLCELFAGVDACVEPVLSLGEAVRHPQLKAREVVTEVPRGDGTTQAQMACPLKFSAGLPEPRHIGARLGEHTDQVLGELGFSVERIEALRRARVVV
- a CDS encoding dicarboxylate/amino acid:cation symporter produces the protein MTTRQPLYKSLYFQVIVAIAIGILLGHFYPQTGVALKPLGDGFIKLIKMIIAPIIFCTVVSGIAGMQNMKSVGKTGGYALLYFEIVSTIALLVGLVVVNIVQPGNGMHIDVTTLDASKIATYVAAGADQSVVGFLLNVIPTTIFGAFATGDILQVLMFSVIFGFALHRLGAYGKPILDFIDRFAHVMFNIINMIMKLAPLGAFGAMAFTIGAYGVGSLVQLGQLMACFYITCLLFILVVLGGIARAHGFSVLKVIRYIREELLIVLGTSSSESVLPRMLIKMERLGAQKSVVGLVIPTGYSFNLDGTAIYLTMAAVFIAQATDTHMDITHQITLLVVLLLSSKGAAGVTGSGFIVLAATLSAVGHLPVAGLALILGIDRFMSEARALTNLIGNAVATIVVAKWVKELDTDVLQSELASGGRGIADEPKDDVLGHVEGATPTNAK
- a CDS encoding AraC family transcriptional regulator, coding for MRERTIASHFARAALGGARRRGYDYSSLLQQLGISPELLEEPRARIAPEQFTRLIQGLWLALDDEYLGFGQAPSKPGSFAMMCHAVIHCRTLEKALNRGLLFYSLFPGAPRLTLSHEGEMIRLGLDDSPLWDPDHFLSESLLVIWHRFGSWLIGQRIRLEHATFSYPRPEHGAEYDLLFSCPLTFDTNQSSLLFHSRYLNMPLLQDERTLKHFLERSPADLLSRPDEGNSLSSQLRRLLSRDSARWPDLEAVAAHLHISPQTLRRHLREEGTSFQELKDQLRRDIAIYHLGRADLSLQQIAEQLGFSEPSAFHRAFKKWTGLTPGAYRAQEL